One window of the Candidatus Woesearchaeota archaeon genome contains the following:
- a CDS encoding citrate transporter, protein MDFLKFATLLIFLVAYILMVGYYNKKARIIWAAVMALLLLTVISPMEALFAINGNVLGIYIGMLFISEVFIFSKVPDFLAVKLVNKASRMSTVLILVAVLSGLLSIAIENVAVVLIVAPIALALSKKLEISPVPLLTAVAISSNLQGVATLIGDPPSMLLAGFAKMTFNDFFFFDGKPSLFFAVQIGAAASLFVLYYFFRRHSKPHQQFEEARPRSFFPLFLLLFLVLALAFSSFLDPEFRYMAGLISMVFALAAVIWYSFQNKPDVQPMLKRVDWETGAFLAGVFIVVDSLIKVGVVQDMARLISGFTGTSVFFTYIVIVVASLVFSAFVDNVPYIATMLPVVYQVSEIMHVSPYLFYFGLLIGASVGGNITPIGASANIVAMGIAKKEGHNPRFWEFVKMGLPFTIVSATASSVFVYLWFA, encoded by the coding sequence ATGGATTTCTTAAAGTTCGCCACACTGCTAATTTTCTTAGTGGCATACATACTTATGGTTGGCTATTACAACAAAAAAGCAAGAATTATCTGGGCTGCTGTCATGGCCCTGCTTTTGCTGACTGTCATTTCACCCATGGAAGCACTTTTTGCCATCAATGGGAACGTGCTCGGCATCTATATCGGGATGCTGTTCATAAGCGAGGTTTTCATTTTCTCAAAAGTGCCTGATTTCCTTGCTGTTAAGCTTGTCAACAAGGCAAGCCGAATGTCAACGGTGCTTATCCTGGTCGCTGTGCTTTCAGGATTACTGTCGATTGCGATTGAAAATGTGGCGGTTGTGCTGATCGTTGCGCCGATTGCATTGGCCCTTTCCAAAAAGCTTGAGATATCCCCTGTTCCACTGCTGACGGCAGTTGCAATTTCCTCAAACCTGCAGGGCGTGGCAACCCTAATTGGCGACCCGCCAAGCATGCTGCTTGCGGGATTCGCGAAAATGACTTTCAATGATTTCTTCTTTTTTGATGGGAAGCCTTCCCTGTTTTTTGCTGTGCAAATCGGGGCGGCTGCGTCACTTTTTGTCCTCTATTATTTTTTTAGGCGCCATTCAAAGCCCCATCAACAATTCGAGGAGGCACGGCCAAGGAGCTTTTTTCCATTGTTCCTGCTTTTATTTTTAGTGTTGGCCCTGGCATTTTCATCATTCCTGGACCCTGAATTTCGCTATATGGCCGGGTTAATCTCGATGGTTTTTGCGCTTGCTGCAGTTATTTGGTACTCTTTCCAAAACAAGCCTGATGTGCAGCCTATGCTCAAAAGGGTTGATTGGGAAACAGGCGCGTTCCTTGCCGGCGTATTTATTGTGGTTGACAGCCTTATCAAAGTGGGGGTCGTGCAGGACATGGCCCGGCTTATTTCAGGGTTTACAGGAACGAGTGTTTTTTTTACATATATAGTGATTGTTGTCGCTTCCCTGGTTTTTTCAGCCTTTGTGGACAATGTCCCCTACATCGCAACCATGCTTCCTGTTGTCTACCAAGTTTCTGAGATAATGCATGTCAGCCCCTACCTCTTTTATTTTGGGCTCCTGATAGGCGCAAGTGTGGGCGGCAATATAACACCCATAGGCGCATCAGCGAATATTGTCGCAATGGGCATTGCCAAGAAAGAAGGGCATAATCCCCGATTCTGGGAATTTGTCAAAATGGGGCTGCCTTTCACAATTGTCTCAGCAACAGCATCATCTGTCTTTGTCTACCTATGGTTTGCCTAG
- the folA gene encoding type 3 dihydrofolate reductase: protein MIISIIAAIGKNRVIGTNNSLPWKLSADLKRFRGITSGKPVIMGRKTFESIGKPLPNRINIILTRDKSYRQEGCQTATSIEEAIQLCRNASEAMIIGGEQVFTMFLPLAKRMYLTLIDADFEGDAFFPEYNSDDWVIVSEESQVNDEDGLKYSFVNLEKA, encoded by the coding sequence ATGATAATTTCAATAATAGCCGCAATCGGGAAAAACAGGGTGATTGGAACAAATAATTCCCTGCCGTGGAAGCTTTCTGCTGACCTGAAAAGGTTCAGGGGTATAACATCCGGCAAGCCAGTCATCATGGGCAGAAAAACATTCGAAAGCATTGGAAAGCCCTTGCCCAACAGGATAAATATAATCCTTACAAGGGACAAAAGCTACAGGCAGGAAGGCTGCCAGACTGCCACTTCAATTGAAGAAGCCATTCAATTGTGCAGGAACGCAAGTGAAGCCATGATAATAGGAGGAGAACAGGTTTTTACAATGTTCCTGCCCCTGGCCAAGAGGATGTATCTTACGCTTATTGATGCAGATTTTGAAGGCGATGCATTTTTTCCTGAATACAACAGTGATGATTGGGTAATTGTCAGCGAAGAAAGCCAGGTCAATGATGAAGATGGGCTGAAATATTCTTTTGTCAATTTGGAAAAGGCTTGA
- a CDS encoding thymidylate synthase — protein MKQYLDALKQVLEHGTDRKDRTGVGTRAIFGMQLRFRMEDGFPAMTTKKLAWNSVVSELLWFIEGSNDERRLAEILYGTRDNSKKTIWTANGEANYWKPKAGFEGDLGRVYGVQWRRWKSPSGKEIDQLSEAIRMIKENPTSRRIIVNAWNPGELDMMALPPCHAFFQFFVAGGRLSLQMYQRSCDMFLGVPFNIASYSLLLHMVAQSTGLKAGDFVHVLGDAHIYHNHFEQVREQLARTPFPLPGLWLNPEIRDIYKFAMKDIRLDNYQSHPSIKAPMAV, from the coding sequence ATGAAACAATATCTGGACGCCCTAAAACAGGTTCTTGAGCACGGCACTGACAGGAAAGACAGGACAGGTGTTGGCACAAGGGCAATTTTTGGAATGCAGCTAAGGTTCAGGATGGAAGACGGCTTTCCTGCCATGACAACAAAAAAGCTCGCCTGGAACAGCGTTGTTTCTGAGCTTCTCTGGTTCATTGAGGGCTCAAATGATGAAAGACGGCTGGCCGAGATACTTTATGGCACAAGGGATAATTCAAAAAAGACAATCTGGACAGCCAATGGCGAAGCTAACTATTGGAAGCCAAAGGCAGGATTCGAAGGCGACCTCGGGCGGGTTTATGGTGTGCAGTGGAGAAGATGGAAATCGCCATCTGGGAAGGAAATTGACCAGCTTTCAGAAGCAATAAGGATGATCAAGGAAAATCCCACAAGCAGGAGGATCATAGTCAATGCCTGGAATCCCGGTGAATTGGACATGATGGCCCTGCCTCCGTGCCATGCTTTTTTCCAGTTCTTTGTTGCTGGTGGCAGGCTGTCATTGCAGATGTACCAAAGGTCATGTGACATGTTCCTTGGCGTGCCATTCAACATTGCATCCTACTCATTGTTGCTGCACATGGTTGCCCAGTCAACTGGCTTGAAGGCAGGCGATTTTGTGCATGTGCTGGGAGATGCCCATATTTACCACAATCATTTTGAGCAGGTAAGGGAACAGCTGGCCAGGACCCCATTTCCGCTTCCGGGCCTGTGGCTCAACCCAGAGATAAGGGACATTTACAAATTTGCCATGAAGGATATAAGGCTGGACAATTATCAAAGCCACCCTTCCATCAAGGCGCCGATGGCAGTTTGA
- a CDS encoding DUF1003 domain-containing protein encodes MSKNLNIEFEKLETFQIRIADKITHFAGTMGFVYFHTVWFGLWMLMNEGLFGPKYVFDPYPFGLLTMIVSLEAIYLSTFIMISQNIMARQAELNAELDYQVNLKTEKEVAEILAMLKEIKENYAFGEPVKKIIKEASRKPRGRKGKKKEAREPDATKGDSLLSGAGIEKIEEPWPHDDGQDA; translated from the coding sequence ATGTCCAAGAACCTCAACATTGAGTTCGAAAAGCTGGAGACTTTCCAGATCAGGATTGCCGACAAGATAACCCATTTTGCCGGAACAATGGGTTTTGTGTATTTCCATACAGTCTGGTTCGGGCTGTGGATGCTCATGAATGAGGGCCTTTTTGGCCCAAAATATGTCTTTGACCCATATCCATTCGGTCTTCTCACAATGATAGTCAGCCTGGAGGCAATTTACCTGTCCACATTCATCATGATCAGCCAGAATATAATGGCAAGGCAGGCAGAGCTGAATGCCGAGCTGGACTATCAGGTCAATCTCAAGACAGAAAAGGAAGTTGCTGAAATCCTGGCCATGCTGAAGGAAATAAAGGAAAACTATGCCTTCGGCGAGCCAGTCAAGAAAATTATAAAAGAAGCCTCGAGAAAGCCAAGGGGCAGAAAAGGCAAAAAGAAAGAAGCGCGTGAACCTGATGCGACTAAAGGCGACAGCCTGCTGAGCGGCGCAGGCATCGAGAAAATTGAAGAGCCCTGGCCACATGATGATGGACAGGACGCTTAG
- a CDS encoding VWA domain-containing protein, with amino-acid sequence MIDFKHNKVKIPTVIAGVLILLYIVNRLVRGTDDWVYSPASSIIMNNYVVWAGIVLLLAYFGTCIYLIAKGTPDERGINRRKRLGIALVLYPFVFSGLMILAAFLFQLETAAIIVSSAGIIALIYGVYYSIRHRVKIALISIFILVVLLAAAMLVPLFMKGLYGTITIRSSSVGGALLMESAGSASDTIGFSVGGAKDINNFRENIRNGYLPVPTDITYEGLYYDYFFDTGEAKPCDKLFCPSYSYAISKDPLSKEDEYYLQVGLNSGIKEADFQRKKLNLVIVLDISGSMSSRFNKYYYDQFGNRKPFQEEPDEYEGMTKMEIATQSVAALLGHLEPDDSFGMVLFDDHAYLGKRISRVGDTDMEAIKSHILEIGPRGGTYFEAGYKDGSGLFEEYINADPAEYENRIIFITDAMPNIGMTGEEGLLGMTRANADNKVYTTFIGVGVDFNTELIEYITKIRGANYYSVHSGSEFKARMDDEFEYMVTPLVFNLLLKVESVGYEIEKVYGSPEANEATGEIMKVNTLFPSKRQGGETKGGIVILKLKKTGASNSLVLKSSYEDREGKVGGDEVSITLPDREADWFDNTGIRKGILLARYVNLMKNWVNDERAGMTESRPAVPVMNYETGIIVPPDDMEIALGRWERQSVPLHVSDEYVRMVSDFKIYFEKEAEALGDPTLALEDAVLGKVMFWDQ; translated from the coding sequence ATGATAGACTTCAAGCACAACAAAGTAAAAATTCCGACGGTAATTGCCGGGGTCCTCATATTATTATACATTGTAAACAGGTTGGTGAGGGGCACAGATGATTGGGTTTATTCCCCTGCGTCAAGCATAATTATGAACAATTATGTTGTATGGGCAGGCATTGTTTTGCTGCTGGCCTATTTTGGAACATGCATTTACCTGATTGCAAAGGGGACACCTGATGAGAGAGGAATCAACCGCAGGAAAAGGCTTGGCATTGCCCTTGTCTTGTATCCGTTCGTCTTCAGTGGATTGATGATATTGGCAGCGTTTTTATTCCAGCTGGAAACAGCTGCAATTATTGTTTCATCAGCGGGGATTATTGCCCTGATTTATGGTGTTTATTACTCTATCAGGCATCGTGTAAAAATTGCGCTCATATCGATTTTCATTCTTGTGGTCTTGCTTGCTGCTGCAATGCTTGTGCCATTATTTATGAAAGGCCTCTACGGTACCATAACTATCAGGAGCTCTTCAGTCGGTGGCGCACTTCTAATGGAATCAGCTGGTTCAGCATCAGACACCATTGGCTTTTCAGTTGGCGGCGCAAAGGACATAAACAATTTCAGGGAGAACATAAGGAATGGCTACCTTCCGGTCCCAACGGATATAACATATGAAGGATTGTATTATGATTATTTCTTTGACACAGGCGAAGCAAAGCCTTGTGACAAGCTTTTTTGCCCGTCATACAGTTATGCTATTTCAAAGGATCCGCTGTCCAAAGAGGACGAATATTACCTGCAGGTTGGCCTTAATTCCGGAATCAAGGAAGCTGATTTCCAGAGGAAAAAGCTCAATCTGGTGATTGTCCTGGACATCTCCGGCTCAATGTCATCCAGGTTCAACAAGTATTATTATGACCAGTTTGGAAACCGAAAACCGTTCCAGGAAGAGCCTGATGAATATGAAGGGATGACAAAAATGGAAATTGCTACACAGTCTGTTGCCGCATTATTGGGCCATTTGGAGCCTGACGACAGCTTCGGCATGGTGCTTTTTGACGACCATGCTTACCTTGGCAAGAGGATAAGCAGGGTTGGAGACACGGACATGGAAGCCATCAAGTCCCATATTCTCGAGATCGGGCCAAGAGGAGGAACATATTTTGAAGCGGGATACAAGGATGGGTCTGGGCTTTTTGAGGAATACATTAATGCAGACCCTGCTGAATATGAGAACAGGATAATATTCATCACAGATGCAATGCCGAATATAGGCATGACAGGAGAAGAAGGCCTGCTTGGCATGACAAGGGCAAACGCGGATAACAAGGTGTACACCACATTCATTGGCGTTGGTGTTGATTTCAACACAGAGCTGATTGAATACATAACAAAGATAAGGGGCGCAAATTATTATTCTGTCCATTCTGGCAGCGAATTCAAGGCCAGGATGGATGACGAGTTTGAATATATGGTTACTCCTTTGGTATTCAATCTACTGCTGAAAGTTGAATCAGTAGGCTACGAAATTGAGAAAGTCTATGGCTCTCCTGAGGCAAATGAGGCAACAGGGGAAATAATGAAAGTAAACACCCTTTTCCCGTCAAAAAGGCAGGGCGGCGAGACAAAAGGTGGGATTGTCATTCTGAAATTGAAGAAAACAGGCGCATCAAATTCCCTGGTGCTCAAATCCAGTTATGAGGACAGGGAAGGCAAAGTTGGAGGGGATGAGGTTTCAATCACCTTGCCTGACAGGGAAGCCGACTGGTTTGACAATACAGGCATAAGAAAAGGGATTTTGCTGGCAAGATATGTAAATCTGATGAAGAACTGGGTCAATGATGAAAGGGCAGGCATGACAGAAAGCAGGCCTGCTGTTCCGGTAATGAACTATGAAACAGGCATAATAGTCCCACCTGATGATATGGAAATTGCGCTCGGCCGCTGGGAAAGGCAGTCGGTGCCACTCCATGTTTCTGATGAGTATGTGAGGATGGTAAGTGATTTCAAAATCTATTTTGAAAAGGAAGCTGAAGCCTTGGGCGACCCCACTCTTGCACTGGAGGACGCTGTTTTGGGAAAAGTAATGTTCTGGGACCAGTAG
- the pcn gene encoding proliferating cell nuclear antigen (pcna) yields MKLSLAEPKYFKDSISIISELVNEARFKVTPDAIELVAMDPANVAMVIFKLLSSCFVEYDVKKEVDIGINLSNLKQVLRRAKPNDTLTVEMEDNKLKLTLKGATTRTFSLAVIDMDEKEQRVPELKFPVAVKTTSSILNDAIEDADIVGESVSFNVDGKKFHMEAEGDLSNSRTDVKEDADTKIISESKEKIRAKYSIEYLKKMIQGSKVSENVTIQFNKDYPLKLEYKEVDKIMLAFILAPRVDKD; encoded by the coding sequence ATGAAGCTATCACTTGCAGAGCCAAAATATTTCAAGGACAGCATTTCAATCATTTCTGAGCTGGTGAATGAGGCCAGATTCAAGGTTACTCCTGATGCCATAGAGCTTGTGGCAATGGACCCGGCAAATGTGGCCATGGTGATTTTCAAGCTTCTTAGCAGCTGCTTTGTTGAATACGATGTCAAGAAGGAAGTGGATATTGGCATAAACCTCTCAAACCTCAAGCAGGTGCTGAGAAGGGCAAAGCCAAACGACACTCTTACAGTTGAAATGGAAGATAACAAGCTAAAGCTCACCTTAAAGGGCGCGACAACAAGGACTTTCTCGCTCGCAGTCATTGACATGGATGAAAAAGAGCAAAGAGTGCCCGAATTAAAGTTCCCGGTTGCTGTCAAGACAACCAGCTCAATCCTGAACGATGCAATTGAGGATGCTGATATTGTAGGAGAGTCGGTTTCATTCAATGTGGATGGCAAGAAGTTCCATATGGAAGCAGAGGGCGACCTCAGCAACTCAAGGACCGATGTCAAGGAAGATGCTGACACAAAGATAATCAGCGAGTCAAAAGAAAAGATAAGGGCAAAATATTCTATTGAATACCTTAAAAAAATGATACAGGGAAGCAAGGTATCAGAGAATGTCACAATCCAGTTCAACAAGGATTATCCACTGAAGCTTGAGTACAAGGAAGTGGACAAGATAATGCTTGCATTCATTCTTGCGCCGAGGGTTGACAAGGACTAG
- a CDS encoding RNase J family beta-CASP ribonuclease, translating to MVEICTVGGFDEVGRNCTAVKVGEEVVIFDIGLHLENYIRYTDDEDLVVWDTRELIKVQALPDISAIEDWKEKVVAIVPTHAHLDHLGGVPFLANRFNAPVICSPYTAQVLSRIVKDDKRVFRSQIKVLNCNGTYKISNNLKLEFFEITHSTPHTVMAFLHTPEGIVVYANDFKFDLYPTLGKKPDFERLKKLGEKGIHCLVVDSTYAGSPIKMPSESVAKQLLKDVMLGTDSRKKAVVVTTFSSHIARLRSIVEFGKKMGRKIVFMGRSLSKYVYAAEDCGIAYFSKDVEIVKYRSQVKKRMRKIMKEGKSKYLLVVTGHQGEPKATLSRMVEGELGWKFDPDDHVIFSCKVIPTELNRTCRDALESKLNKFHVRIFRDIHVSGHAGREDIRELLEILRPKNIIPAHGDPEKTGQLLTLAEELGYRRGRNVFLMRNGGRIEIRQ from the coding sequence ATGGTTGAAATATGCACAGTAGGCGGCTTTGACGAGGTTGGGCGGAACTGCACAGCAGTCAAGGTCGGCGAGGAAGTTGTAATTTTCGACATTGGGCTGCATCTTGAGAATTACATAAGGTACACAGATGACGAGGACCTGGTTGTCTGGGACACAAGGGAATTGATAAAGGTCCAGGCCTTGCCTGACATTTCAGCAATTGAGGACTGGAAGGAAAAAGTCGTGGCCATCGTGCCCACCCATGCGCACCTGGACCATTTGGGCGGCGTCCCATTCCTTGCCAACAGGTTCAACGCGCCTGTCATTTGCTCGCCGTACACAGCCCAGGTCCTGAGCAGGATAGTAAAAGATGATAAAAGGGTGTTCAGGAGCCAGATCAAGGTGCTGAACTGCAACGGGACATACAAGATAAGCAATAACCTCAAGCTCGAGTTCTTTGAGATTACCCATTCCACTCCCCATACTGTAATGGCTTTCCTGCATACGCCTGAAGGCATTGTTGTTTATGCCAATGACTTCAAGTTTGACTTATACCCGACTCTGGGCAAAAAGCCTGATTTCGAAAGGCTGAAAAAGCTTGGGGAAAAAGGCATACATTGCCTTGTCGTGGATTCTACATATGCCGGAAGCCCGATTAAGATGCCATCTGAAAGCGTTGCAAAGCAGCTGCTGAAGGATGTCATGCTTGGGACAGATTCCAGGAAAAAGGCAGTGGTTGTCACGACATTCTCTTCGCACATTGCACGGCTGAGGAGCATTGTCGAGTTTGGAAAGAAGATGGGAAGAAAGATAGTCTTCATGGGAAGGTCATTGTCCAAATATGTCTATGCAGCTGAAGATTGCGGCATTGCCTATTTTTCCAAGGATGTCGAGATCGTAAAATACCGGAGCCAGGTCAAAAAAAGGATGCGAAAAATCATGAAAGAGGGCAAGTCAAAATACCTCCTGGTTGTAACAGGGCACCAGGGCGAGCCCAAGGCAACATTGTCCAGGATGGTTGAGGGCGAACTTGGCTGGAAATTCGACCCTGATGACCATGTGATATTTTCCTGCAAGGTCATTCCGACTGAGCTGAACAGGACCTGCAGGGATGCCCTTGAAAGCAAGCTCAACAAATTTCATGTCAGGATTTTCAGGGACATCCATGTCTCAGGACACGCCGGGCGCGAGGATATAAGGGAGCTTTTGGAGATACTCCGGCCAAAGAACATAATCCCGGCGCATGGCGACCCTGAAAAAACCGGCCAGCTCCTGACCCTTGCGGAAGAATTGGGATACAGGCGCGGTAGAAATGTATTTCTGATGCGAAACGGCGGAAGGATTGAAATCAGGCAGTGA
- a CDS encoding recombinase family protein: MKVGIYARVSTKEQNVENQMSELTKYCQARNYEIFKVYTEVGVSGSKESRPSFDCLMNDAHKRKFDILLVWKLDRLSRSLKHLLNTLDTLNSLNISFVSYNDNIDTTTPQGKLMFQLIGAFAEFERELIRERVCLGLRRARTQGKALGRKKLDINKYQVAQLRSQGMSLRTIAKELNVSVGTVYNLLSVQKTLLPK, translated from the coding sequence ATGAAAGTAGGAATATACGCAAGAGTAAGCACTAAAGAGCAAAATGTCGAAAATCAAATGAGTGAGCTAACGAAATATTGTCAAGCCAGAAACTATGAAATCTTTAAAGTGTATACTGAGGTAGGAGTGTCTGGCAGCAAAGAGTCAAGACCCTCATTTGACTGCTTAATGAACGATGCTCATAAACGCAAGTTTGACATTCTGCTTGTCTGGAAACTCGACAGACTTAGCAGAAGTCTTAAGCACTTACTCAACACCTTAGACACTCTAAACTCGCTAAATATCTCATTTGTGAGCTACAATGACAACATAGACACAACTACTCCTCAAGGCAAGCTAATGTTCCAGCTAATTGGTGCCTTTGCTGAGTTTGAAAGAGAACTAATCCGTGAGAGAGTTTGTCTTGGTCTAAGACGTGCTAGGACCCAAGGTAAAGCTCTAGGACGCAAGAAGTTAGACATAAACAAGTATCAAGTAGCACAACTTCGAAGTCAAGGCATGAGCTTAAGAACTATTGCTAAAGAACTTAATGTTAGTGTTGGAACCGTCTATAACTTGTTAAGTGTTCAAAAAACCCTTCTGCCAAAATGA
- a CDS encoding HTH domain-containing protein → MKRKPLEIKKQILKILKEEREISVKKLERKVNTNYQTILNNCEELEFFGLVKISKTKEKSLNGREYLTVKII, encoded by the coding sequence ATGAAACGTAAGCCCTTAGAGATAAAAAAGCAGATTCTCAAGATTCTAAAAGAAGAACGTGAGATAAGTGTCAAGAAACTAGAAAGAAAAGTCAATACTAACTACCAGACTATTTTGAATAACTGTGAAGAGCTTGAGTTCTTTGGGCTTGTCAAGATAAGTAAAACTAAAGAAAAGAGTCTGAATGGAAGAGAGTATCTAACTGTAAAAATAATTTAG
- a CDS encoding DUF5131 family protein, whose translation MVKAFNKQGQDKIDWCDYSWNPVSGCLHGCSYCYLIRMGYDMTPRFHAERLNRFHEIKEKSAKIFVGSAADMFGEWVIVDWIEAVLADINKHSEHTFQLLTKNPERYKYWDWRKYKNVWIGTTLDTQARANKNLQFLKETKANLKFISFEPLLEEINIDLTGINWIIIGANSNYDAEKPKQEWADKLIAQARELGIAVWMKDNFKYAKKIKEFPKINWLVGQAKILSFVENR comes from the coding sequence ATGGTAAAAGCATTCAATAAGCAAGGTCAAGATAAAATTGACTGGTGCGATTACTCATGGAATCCTGTTAGTGGATGTCTTCATGGATGTTCATATTGTTATCTCATAAGAATGGGTTATGATATGACGCCGAGATTTCATGCTGAAAGACTGAATCGATTTCATGAGATAAAAGAGAAGTCAGCTAAGATTTTTGTTGGTAGTGCTGCTGATATGTTTGGAGAATGGGTTATTGTAGATTGGATTGAAGCTGTTTTGGCTGATATCAATAAACATTCTGAGCACACATTTCAGTTGCTAACTAAGAATCCTGAGAGATATAAGTATTGGGATTGGAGAAAATATAAGAATGTGTGGATTGGGACGACACTAGATACTCAGGCAAGAGCTAATAAGAATTTGCAATTTCTGAAAGAAACTAAAGCAAATCTGAAATTTATATCATTTGAGCCATTATTAGAAGAAATAAATATAGACTTGACTGGTATTAATTGGATTATAATTGGAGCTAATTCGAATTATGATGCAGAAAAGCCAAAGCAAGAGTGGGCTGATAAGCTAATTGCTCAGGCAAGAGAGCTTGGTATTGCTGTTTGGATGAAAGACAATTTCAAATATGCAAAAAAGATAAAGGAATTTCCAAAAATTAATTGGTTAGTTGGGCAAGCAAAAATCTTGTCTTTTGTTGAAAATAGGTGA
- a CDS encoding HAD family hydrolase → MISNVRYIWWDLDGTLYKMPPEFEKVKYQRRFQLYSKITKKPIGEGLKSEYMGLYRKHGSHSSVFMTLGKSKDFWQEEHQKIDLMPFIHPDKRTVDMFRAFETMRIGHSIFTNRKKAFVKKILSHLGINPKLFQHILTNEDVERPKPYPDGFRKMVKLTRPIPPQNILYVGDRVEADIIPAKKEKLLTALVWSAQRKTKANLTFRHVADVISLFR, encoded by the coding sequence ATGATTTCCAATGTCAGGTATATCTGGTGGGATTTGGATGGAACTCTCTACAAGATGCCGCCTGAATTTGAAAAGGTGAAGTATCAAAGGAGATTTCAGTTGTATTCTAAGATAACAAAGAAGCCTATTGGTGAAGGATTGAAGTCTGAATATATGGGGCTTTATAGAAAACATGGCAGCCATTCATCAGTATTCATGACTCTTGGGAAATCCAAGGATTTTTGGCAGGAGGAGCATCAAAAAATTGATTTGATGCCTTTTATTCATCCGGACAAAAGGACTGTTGACATGTTTAGGGCATTTGAAACCATGCGCATTGGCCACTCCATATTCACCAATAGAAAGAAAGCTTTTGTGAAAAAAATATTGTCGCACTTGGGCATTAATCCAAAACTGTTTCAGCATATTCTGACAAATGAGGATGTAGAAAGGCCAAAACCTTATCCTGACGGGTTCAGGAAGATGGTAAAGCTGACCAGGCCAATTCCGCCTCAAAATATTCTCTATGTCGGGGACAGGGTCGAGGCTGATATTATTCCGGCAAAAAAAGAGAAACTTCTGACCGCATTGGTTTGGTCAGCTCAGAGAAAAACAAAGGCAAACTTGACATTCAGGCATGTTGCTGATGTTATTTCGTTGTTCAGGTGA
- a CDS encoding peptidyl-prolyl cis-trans isomerase produces MAKKVKASHILVKTESEANVVYFDVTHGKSFEEVAREKSICPSRKHGGDLGWFGRGQMVREFENAAFSMERGQISKPVKSRFGWHIVKLVDAQ; encoded by the coding sequence ATGGCAAAAAAAGTCAAGGCATCGCATATTCTTGTAAAAACCGAGTCAGAGGCAAATGTGGTTTATTTTGACGTGACGCATGGAAAAAGCTTTGAGGAAGTTGCCCGTGAAAAATCAATCTGCCCGTCCAGGAAGCATGGCGGCGATTTGGGCTGGTTTGGAAGGGGCCAGATGGTCAGGGAGTTTGAGAATGCCGCTTTTTCAATGGAAAGGGGCCAGATCTCAAAGCCAGTGAAATCCCGGTTCGGCTGGCATATAGTCAAGCTGGTTGATGCACAGTAA